GACAGCACCAGCACCGCCACGCCGGCGTTGCGCATGTCGATGATGGCCTGGCGGATCAGCATGGCCGCGCCGATATCGACACCCCAGGTTGGCTGGGCAAATACCATCACTGTCGGCGCCAGCATGATCTCGCGCCCGACGATGAACTTTTGCAGGTTGCCGCCCGAGAGGCTGGCAGCGGCCGACCGCTCGCCGCCGCACTTGACCTTGAAGCGCTCGATGACGTCGCGCGCGAACGCCCCCACCGCGCCGCGTTTGACCAGGCCACGTTTGACCATGCCGGTGGCCGGCGGCACATAGCCGGTCAACAGCGCGTTGTCGGCCAGCGACAGGTCGGGCACGGCGCCACGGCCCAGCCGCTCCTCGGGCACGAAGCCCAGGCCGCGCTGGCGCCGCTGCGCCGCGTTGAGCCCTCCCACATCCTGGCCGAACATATTGATTGCGCCCTGGCGCCGGCCCAGCGGCCGCTCGCCCGAGATGGCCTTGAGCAGCTCCTGCTGGCCGTTGCCGGAAATGCCGGCAATGCCCACGATCTCGCCCGCACGCAGCGCCAGGCTGATATCCTTTAAACGCGTGCCGAACGGGTCGTCGCTCTCAATGTTGAGGGCGTCGAGATGCAGCACCACGTCGCCCGGCTGCTGCGGCGTACTGACGCACACGGGCAGCTCGCGCCCGATCATCAACTCGGCCAGCGACCGCGAGCTCTCCTGCTTCGGTAACGCGGTGCCGGACACGCGCCCGCCGCGCAGCACGGTGGCCTTGTCGCACAGCGTCTGGATTTCGTCGAGCTTGTGGCTGATGTAGACGATGCTCACGCCCTCCGCCGCGAGCCGGCGCAGCGACTCGAACAGTTTCAACACCGCGTCGGGCGTGAGCACCGACGTCGGCTCGTCCATGATCAGCAGTTTCGGCGACTGCAGCAGGCAGCGCACGATCTCAACGCGCTGGCGCTCGCCCACCGACATGCTGTGCACCAGCCGCGCCGGATCGAGCGGCAAGCCATATTGTTCCGAGACGGCGCGGATGCGCGGCGCCAGCGCCGCCGGCGACGTTTTCTCGTCGAGCGCCAGCGCGATGTTCTCCGCCACGGTCAGCGTTTCGAACAGCGCGAAGTGCTGGAACACCATGCCGATACCGAGCTTGCGCGCATCGTGCGGCGAGTTGATATGCACTTGCCGGCCTTCCCACATGATCTGGCCGTCGTCGGGTTTCACCACGCCGTAGATGATCTTCATCAGCGTGCTCTTGCCGGCGCCGTTCTCGCCCAGCACGGCGTGGATTTCGCCGGGCATGACAGTCAGGTTGACATCGGCGTTGGCCACCACCGAGGGATAGATCTTGGAGATGCCCAGCATCTGCAAGCGCGGTTCAGTCATCTGCCGGTCCTTTATCGTATACAAATCGGATACCGCAGCTGACGCAAGTAATATGCCACCGACTCCTCAGAGCAAGCATGCCGCTTCTCCGTGCGTCCTGCACTAAAGGGGGATGCTCCGCTCCCCAAAAGCGTGCAGGTGGATGCAAAAACAAAGTAATTTCGTACACAATCGTGCGGCGATTTTGTTGCTTCTGCTAGCACGCTTCCTGCTTTGTACGGGTAGTACTACTGATATGGAGCCCCACAATGCCCGACCCGCGCAAAGCCGATCCAGCTGCCGTCAAACGCGGTACCACCGCCATCGACATGCGTATCTATAAGGCGGTAGTCACCGCCGTGATGAGCCACCGCCTGCCACCCGGCACTCACCTGGGCGAAGCCGATTTCTGCGAGCTTTATCAAGTGAGCCGCACCACCGTGCGCAAAGCGCTGCAACGCCTGGCGCACGACCACATCATCGAGCTGCGGCCCAACCGTGGCGCGGTGATCGCCTCGCCCACGCCACAGCAGGCGCGCGAGATTTTCGCCGCCCGCCGCGCGCTCGAACGCGAGATCGTGCCGCTGGTGATCCGCCATGCCACGCCGGATTCACTCAAGCAGATCCGCGCCGCGCTGGCAGCGGAAGACGCGGCCCGGCGCAGCGGCGACCGCGCCGCATGGATACGCCTGGGCGGCGAATTCCACCTGCTGCTGGCGCAACTGGCCGGCAACCACGTGCTGCTGCGCTTCATGGGAGAGCTGGTGTCGCGCTGCTCGCTGATCATCGCGCTGTACGAAACCCCGGGCAGCGCCATGTGCGAAAACGACGAACATCAGGACCTGGCCACGCTGATCGAGCAGGGCAAAGTAAAAGAAGCGATCCACCTGATCGAACACCACCTGCTGGCGATCGAAGCGCGCCTGCACCTGGCGGGACAGGACCGCAAGGTGAACCTGGCGCAGGCGCTCAGCGGCCTGTAAATACAGCAAAGACGCTGGCCTGATCCTTGCTAAAGAGGTAGGCAGGAAAGCACTGACCATCAACTTACCGGAGCCCGCACATGCCACGTCGTTCACGTCTGATCCGCTGCACCGCAGTTCTCGCACTTCTTGCCGCCAGCACCGTCGGCACCAGCCAGGCGGCCGACTGGAGCGACACGTCGCTCAGCTACCGCTACGGCACCAAGTTCGCCGAGCCGTTCAACGACAATGACATCACCAAGAACATCGTCAACTTCAGCCACGTCTCCGGCTACAAGTACGGCAAGAACTTTTTCAGCGTCGATCTGCTGATGTCGTCCAATCTCGATCCGTCGTCGGCCGGCTCCAACAGCGGCGCCCACGAGGCGTACGCGGTGTACCGCCACACGCTGGACTTCGGCAAGATCGCCGGCAAGAGCTACGCCTTCGGCCCCGTGCGCGGCGTGGGCGCCACCCTGGGCTTCGACTACAACAGCAAGACCGACGCCGGCTACAACTCCAAGAAGCGCATGGTCGTCGCCGGCCCGACGTTGATGTTCGACGTGCCCGGTTTTCTCGACGTGAGCGTGCTGGCGATCTGGGAATCGAACGCGCCGTACAGCACCTTCACCAACCAGGCCACGCCGCGCTACTCGTATAAAACCCACGCCATGCTGACCGGCGCCTGGGGCATCCCGTTCGACATCGGCATTCCGCTCAGCTTCGAGGGCTATGCCAACTTCATCACCGCCAAGGGCACCAACGAATTCGGCGGCGGCACCGCGCCGGAAACCAATATCGACATGCAGATCATGTACGACATGAGCGGCGCCATCGGCGCGGGCAAGAACACGTTCAAGGTGGGCGTCGAGTACCAGTACTGGAAGAACAAGTTCGGCAACCCGGACCGCAACAACAACGGCGCCACCGCCCGCACGCCGATGGTCCGCGCCGAATATCACTTCTGATCACTTTTAATTCACCCTTCAAGGAAAACGCATGATGAATCGCCGCACCGCATTGACCGCCATTGCCGCCGCCTGCACCCTGGCCGCCGCCATCCCGTCGTTCGCCGCCGAGCCGTTGAAGGTGGGTTTTGTATACGTGGGCCCCGTCGGCGACGCCGGCTGGACCTACGCCCACGACCAGGGCCGCCTGGCGCTGGAAAAAGCCCTGGGCGCCCAGGTGAAAACCACCTTCGTTGAAAACGTGCCCGAAGGCGCGGACTCCGAACGCGTGATCCGCAAGCTAGTCGCCGAAGGCAACAAGCTGATTTTCACCACGTCGTTCGGCTATATGAACGCCACCGAAAAAGTGGCCAAGTCCGCGCCCGGCGTCACGTTTGTCCACGCCACCGGCTTTAAAAGCGCCAAGAACCTGGCCACGTACGAATCGCGCCTGTACGAGGGCTCGTACCTGAACGGCATCCTGGCCGGCAAGATGACCAAGTCGAACACGCTCGGCTTCATCGCCTCGTTCCCGGTACCGGAAGTCATCCGCAACATCAACGCGTTTACGCTGGGCGCCCAAAGCGTCAATCCGAAAATCAAGACCAAGGTGATCTGGGTGAACTCGTGGTACGACCCGGCCAAGGAACGCCAGGCAGCGGAAACCCTGGTGGCGCAAGGCGCGGACGTGATGGCGCAAAACACCGACTCGCCGGCCACGCTGCAAGTGGCGCAGGAAAAAGGCGTGTACGCATTCGGCTGGGATTCCGACATGTCGCGCTTCGCACCGAAGGCGCACCTGACTGCCGCCACCAACGACTGGTCGGGCTACTACATCGACACCGCCAAGGCGGTGATCGCCGGCACCTGGAAGACCAGCGACTATCGCGGCGGCCTGAAGGAAGGCATGGTCAAGATGTCGAAACTGAACGCGGTGGTGCCGGCCGATGCGGCCAAGATTTACGAGGAGAAGAAGGCGGCGCTCACCGCCGGCACGTTTGCCCCGTTCACCGGTCCGATCAAGGACCAGACCGGCGCCGTCAAGTACGCCGCTGGCGTGCGCGCGCCGGAAAAAGACCTGCTGCAGATGAATTTCTATGTGCAGGGCGTCGATGGCAAGATTCCAAAATAAGGAGCGCACAATGACCGCCACCGCGCAGGATCACGCATTCATCACCGAAGTCCTGGCGCTGGCGCAGCGCTCGCGCGACGAGGGCCACCATCCGTTTGCCGCCATGGTCGTGGCGGCCGACGGCACGGTGATTTCGTCGGCGATGAATGCGTCATCGAGCGATCGCACTGCGCACGCCGAGATGAACGCGCTGCGCCTGGCCTCGCAGCAGTACGGCCCGGCCGAACTGGCCACGGCCACGTTGTACGCCAACGCCGAACCATGCGCCATGTGCAGTGGCGGCACCTACTGGAGCGGCGTGGGCAGGGTCGTGTATGCGCTGTCGGAAGCAAGCCTGCTGCAACTGACCGGTAGCGATCCCGAAAATCCGACCCTGGCGCTGCCATGCCGGACCGTCTTCGCAGCCGGCCAGCGTCCGACCGAAGTGATCGGGCCGCTGCGCGAGGACGAGGCCCGGCTGGCGCATGCCGGGTTTTGGGATGGCGGAGGAAATAGCTGATCGAACAAGGTTGTTGCCCGCAAGTGATGCTTCCGGGCCACAACCGGGGTCGGCGTGCAGGCGCGGGGGCTGGCTGCAATCGACAGCGATTGCTAATTTTTCGTAATCGGATCACAGTATCACCCTGAACCAGGCATCACGCGATGCGGGGGAGATAACTATGACGAGATTACAATTATTAGCCGCCACAGCGGCAACGGTCGGCAGCCTGTCCATGGCGCCGATACACGCCCAGACACCACCTGCCGAGCTGACCGCGAATATGACGGCCAAGGCAGCCGTGGCCACGCCGTATTCCGATGCCTATGTGCCGCGCTCGATGCGCCAGCCCAAGCGCGATGTCGCCCCTGCTCCGGCAACCGGTCCGGGGCCCATACTGCTGCGCCTGCAACCGATGCAGAACCTGAAAAAGCGGTTCAATGATGCCGACCTCGACAACAGCGGGACGCTCAACCGCGAGGAAGCGCACCAGGCCGGCCTGGCGGTGGTCGAGAAAAATTTCGACAACATCGACACCGCCCAGCGCGGCCACGTCACCATCGACGACGTCAACGCCTACCTGATCCGGCGCCGCGAAGAAGCCAACTCCCGATAAAGGTATCGGGCCTCGAAAACCGTGGCGGGACACGCAGCAGGTTTGCGAGCCCTATACCGGCGGCGCGTCCGAGCGGGGCAGCGCCAGCGTAAAGACTGCACCCTCGCCCGGTACGCTGCGCACGGTCAGGCTGCCCTGGTGCACCTCGGCCAGTTCGCGCGAGATGTACAGGCCCAGGCCCAGGCCCGATGGCACTTCGTTGCCCACGCCGCGCTCGTACGGTTCAAAAATTTTCTGCTGCAGCTCGGGCGCGATGCCAGGGCCCTGGTCGCGCACCTCCACCAGTACTTGTTCCTCCTGCACCGTAAGCACCACCGCCACCGGCCGCTGGGCGCCGTAGCGCATGGCGTTGGTCAGCAGGTTGACGACGATCTGCTCGATGCGGAACTCGTCCCACCAGCCGGACACGGGCGTGCCGGCATCGAGCCCGATGCTGCAACCGGCGGTCGATGCCTGCGGCGTCAAGTCGTGCACCACGCGCCGCAGCAGTCCCGACATTTCCACCCAGCCCGGCCGCAACGACAGCTTGCCGGAACGGATGCGCGACACGTCGAGCATGTCGTCGATCAGGCGGATGATGCTCTGGATCTGGCGGTCGTCGCGCGCGACCATGCGCTGCAACTGCTCGGCACCGAAGGCCGCCATGTTGCCGCGCTCGAGCTGCATCTTGCGCAATTGCGTTTCCAGGTACAGCGTGTTGAGCGGCGTGCGCATTTCGTGCGAGACCATCGACATGAATTCGTCGCGCATGGCCAGCGCGCGCTGCAACTGCGCTTGCGCCACGTTCAGTTCGGCCAGCATGGCTTCCTGCGCCTGCCGTGCTTCCTCGAGCGCCTGCACCTGGCGCCGCATCGCTTCGC
This is a stretch of genomic DNA from Duganella zoogloeoides. It encodes these proteins:
- a CDS encoding EF-hand domain-containing protein; the encoded protein is MTRLQLLAATAATVGSLSMAPIHAQTPPAELTANMTAKAAVATPYSDAYVPRSMRQPKRDVAPAPATGPGPILLRLQPMQNLKKRFNDADLDNSGTLNREEAHQAGLAVVEKNFDNIDTAQRGHVTIDDVNAYLIRRREEANSR
- a CDS encoding ABC transporter ATP-binding protein — encoded protein: MTEPRLQMLGISKIYPSVVANADVNLTVMPGEIHAVLGENGAGKSTLMKIIYGVVKPDDGQIMWEGRQVHINSPHDARKLGIGMVFQHFALFETLTVAENIALALDEKTSPAALAPRIRAVSEQYGLPLDPARLVHSMSVGERQRVEIVRCLLQSPKLLIMDEPTSVLTPDAVLKLFESLRRLAAEGVSIVYISHKLDEIQTLCDKATVLRGGRVSGTALPKQESSRSLAELMIGRELPVCVSTPQQPGDVVLHLDALNIESDDPFGTRLKDISLALRAGEIVGIAGISGNGQQELLKAISGERPLGRRQGAINMFGQDVGGLNAAQRRQRGLGFVPEERLGRGAVPDLSLADNALLTGYVPPATGMVKRGLVKRGAVGAFARDVIERFKVKCGGERSAAASLSGGNLQKFIVGREIMLAPTVMVFAQPTWGVDIGAAMLIRQAIIDMRNAGVAVLVLSEEIEELFMLSDRIAVLADGRLSRAVPTVDTSINEVGVWMSGDFNYQGAVKGDSNVPA
- a CDS encoding BMP family ABC transporter substrate-binding protein, which translates into the protein MMNRRTALTAIAAACTLAAAIPSFAAEPLKVGFVYVGPVGDAGWTYAHDQGRLALEKALGAQVKTTFVENVPEGADSERVIRKLVAEGNKLIFTTSFGYMNATEKVAKSAPGVTFVHATGFKSAKNLATYESRLYEGSYLNGILAGKMTKSNTLGFIASFPVPEVIRNINAFTLGAQSVNPKIKTKVIWVNSWYDPAKERQAAETLVAQGADVMAQNTDSPATLQVAQEKGVYAFGWDSDMSRFAPKAHLTAATNDWSGYYIDTAKAVIAGTWKTSDYRGGLKEGMVKMSKLNAVVPADAAKIYEEKKAALTAGTFAPFTGPIKDQTGAVKYAAGVRAPEKDLLQMNFYVQGVDGKIPK
- a CDS encoding GntR family transcriptional regulator; amino-acid sequence: MPDPRKADPAAVKRGTTAIDMRIYKAVVTAVMSHRLPPGTHLGEADFCELYQVSRTTVRKALQRLAHDHIIELRPNRGAVIASPTPQQAREIFAARRALEREIVPLVIRHATPDSLKQIRAALAAEDAARRSGDRAAWIRLGGEFHLLLAQLAGNHVLLRFMGELVSRCSLIIALYETPGSAMCENDEHQDLATLIEQGKVKEAIHLIEHHLLAIEARLHLAGQDRKVNLAQALSGL
- a CDS encoding hybrid sensor histidine kinase/response regulator gives rise to the protein MQAEQPTKLLIVDDLPENLQALNAVIRGPGREIFQAGSGDEALALLLQHDFAMAFLDVQMPGMDGFELAELMRGTEKTRQIPIVFVTAAGKELNYSFKGYEAGAVDVLYKPLDSRAVRGKVEVFVALWEQREAMRRQVQALEEARQAQEAMLAELNVAQAQLQRALAMRDEFMSMVSHEMRTPLNTLYLETQLRKMQLERGNMAAFGAEQLQRMVARDDRQIQSIIRLIDDMLDVSRIRSGKLSLRPGWVEMSGLLRRVVHDLTPQASTAGCSIGLDAGTPVSGWWDEFRIEQIVVNLLTNAMRYGAQRPVAVVLTVQEEQVLVEVRDQGPGIAPELQQKIFEPYERGVGNEVPSGLGLGLYISRELAEVHQGSLTVRSVPGEGAVFTLALPRSDAPPV
- a CDS encoding nucleoside deaminase; amino-acid sequence: MTATAQDHAFITEVLALAQRSRDEGHHPFAAMVVAADGTVISSAMNASSSDRTAHAEMNALRLASQQYGPAELATATLYANAEPCAMCSGGTYWSGVGRVVYALSEASLLQLTGSDPENPTLALPCRTVFAAGQRPTEVIGPLREDEARLAHAGFWDGGGNS